A single Amphiura filiformis chromosome 19, Afil_fr2py, whole genome shotgun sequence DNA region contains:
- the LOC140140709 gene encoding dynein light chain Tctex-type 5-like, which translates to MAALSEKNLEGFEKQSGGLSLRANRRNSIASRRSSDSGPGPVPMGRRLSRSLGGAHREGAHVGLKSAMSSSTAISHSKPRVQHENTYRMAPESQDRFLPFKCAKFIDQILDAHLDGARYETATVGILTKRISEDLKFRVKEMKIPRYKIVCQVFIGSKGAQSLQMASRALWDDKTDSHVSRSFENESLFAVATVHCTYFE; encoded by the coding sequence atggCCGCTCTTAGCGAAAAGAATCTGGAGGGATTTGAAAAACAATCAGGGGGACTTTCATTGCGCGCAAATCGCCGAAACTCGATTGCATCACGCAGAAGCTCTGATAGTGGCCCTGGTCCTGTTCCAATGGGACGCCGCCTATCGAGATCACTAGGGGGCGCTCATCGTGAGGGCGCTCACGTTGGTTTAAAAAGCGCCATGTCATCAAGCACTGCTATATCTCATTCTAAGCCTCGAGTTCAGCACGAGAATACGTACCGGATGGCACCAGAGTCTCAAGACAGATTTTTGCCTttcaaatgtgcaaaattcattgatcaaatattggatgCTCATTTGGATGGTGCTCGTTATGAAACGGCTACAGTTGGGATTCTTACTAAAAGAATATCGGAAGATTTGAAATTCCGTGTGAAAGAAATGAAGATTCCACGTTATAAGATAGTGTGCCAGGTGTTCATTGGCTCCAAAGGGGCACAGAGTTTGCAGATGGCGAGCAGGGCATTATGGGACGACAAGACTGATAGTCACGTGTCGAGATCATTTGAAAACGAGTCATTGTTTGCCGTGGCAACGGTGCATTGTACCTattttgaatga